One region of Paucibacter aquatile genomic DNA includes:
- a CDS encoding NAD-dependent succinate-semialdehyde dehydrogenase, which produces MDHSKNSPLAALDDASLLRTQALINGEWVAGSERFAVVDPATGAQLAEVANLGAGDAEAAIAAAQNAFGPWRSKTAKERAAILMRWSQLLHKHADDLARIMTAEQGKPLAEARGEVVYGASFIDWFAEEGKRVYGETIPTTDNNKRYLVIKQAMGVCAAITPWNFPIAMITRKVAPALAAGCTVVIKPAEATPLSALAVAELAQRAGMPAGVLNVLTADASNSIAIGHVLCESDVVRHLSFTGSTEVGRILMRQCAQTVKKLSLELGGNAPFIVFDDADLDSAVEGAIASKYRNAGQTCVCANRLYVQAGVYEAFLDKLSAKVAALKVGNGFEPGVNVGPLIDEQAMAKVESHVNDALALGARLLSGGKRASELGAQFFEPTLLADVTPQMLCSREETFGPVAPVFKFQTEAEAIALANNTEFGLASYFYSRDIGRIFRVGEALEYGMVGVNTGLIATAEVPFGGVKQSGLGREGAHHGMDDYVEIKYLCLGDILR; this is translated from the coding sequence ATGGACCACAGCAAGAATTCACCCCTGGCCGCACTCGATGACGCCAGCCTTCTGCGCACCCAGGCCTTGATCAACGGCGAGTGGGTGGCCGGCAGCGAACGCTTTGCCGTCGTCGACCCGGCCACTGGCGCGCAACTGGCCGAGGTGGCCAATCTGGGCGCCGGCGATGCGGAAGCGGCGATTGCCGCGGCGCAGAACGCCTTCGGCCCCTGGCGCAGCAAGACGGCCAAGGAGCGCGCCGCCATCCTGATGCGCTGGTCGCAGCTGCTCCACAAGCATGCCGACGACCTGGCCCGCATCATGACGGCCGAACAGGGCAAGCCGCTGGCGGAAGCGCGCGGCGAAGTGGTCTACGGTGCCAGCTTCATCGACTGGTTTGCCGAAGAGGGCAAGCGGGTCTACGGCGAGACCATCCCGACCACCGACAACAACAAGCGCTATCTGGTCATCAAGCAGGCCATGGGTGTGTGCGCGGCCATCACGCCCTGGAATTTTCCGATCGCCATGATCACCCGCAAGGTGGCACCGGCGCTGGCTGCCGGCTGCACGGTGGTGATCAAGCCGGCCGAAGCGACGCCGCTGTCGGCCCTGGCCGTGGCCGAGCTGGCGCAGCGCGCCGGCATGCCGGCCGGTGTGCTCAATGTGCTGACGGCGGACGCCAGCAACTCCATCGCCATCGGCCATGTGCTGTGCGAGAGCGATGTGGTGCGCCATCTGTCGTTCACCGGTTCGACCGAGGTCGGCCGCATCCTGATGCGCCAGTGCGCGCAGACGGTCAAGAAGCTGTCCCTGGAGTTGGGCGGTAACGCGCCTTTCATCGTCTTCGATGACGCCGATCTCGACAGCGCTGTGGAAGGCGCCATCGCCAGCAAGTACCGCAATGCCGGCCAGACCTGCGTTTGTGCCAACCGCCTGTATGTGCAGGCCGGCGTGTACGAGGCCTTCCTTGACAAGCTCAGCGCCAAGGTTGCCGCGCTCAAGGTGGGCAACGGCTTTGAGCCGGGCGTGAACGTCGGCCCGCTGATCGACGAGCAGGCCATGGCCAAGGTGGAGTCGCATGTCAACGACGCGCTGGCCCTGGGCGCGCGACTGCTGAGCGGCGGCAAGCGTGCCAGCGAGCTGGGTGCGCAGTTCTTCGAGCCCACCTTGCTGGCGGATGTGACGCCGCAGATGCTTTGCTCGCGCGAAGAGACCTTTGGCCCGGTGGCGCCGGTGTTCAAGTTTCAGACCGAGGCCGAGGCCATCGCCCTGGCCAACAACACCGAGTTCGGCCTGGCCAGCTACTTCTACAGCCGCGATATCGGCCGGATCTTCCGGGTCGGCGAGGCGCTCGAGTACGGCATGGTGGGTGTCAACACCGGCCTGATCGCCACCGCCGAGGTGCCCTTCGGCGGCGTCAAGCAGTCGGGCCTGGGCCGCGAGGGCGCGCACCACGGCATGGACGATTACGTCGAGATCAAGTACCTGTGTTTGGGTGACATTCTTCGCTAG
- the alaS gene encoding alanine--tRNA ligase produces MKAAEIRQTFLKFFESKGHQIVASSPVVPGDDPTLLFTNAGMNQFKDVFLGFDKRAYSRATTSQKCIRAGGKHNDLDNVGYTARHHTFFEMLGNFSFGDYFKHDAISYAWELLTTKFMLPAEKLWVTVYAEDDEAYEIWNKVVGVPAERIVRIGDNKGGRYMSDNFWMMGDTGPCGPCTEIFYDHGPDVAGGPPGSPNEDGDRYIEIWNNVFMQFNRTEDGVMHRLPKPSVDTGMGLERLAAVLQHVHSNYEIDTFVALLAAAKAAVDSSGAQDCDKDSASLKVIADHIRACSFTIVDGVIPGNEGRGYVLRRIARRAIRHGYKLGARTPFFHKIVAELVNQMGEAYPELRQAQARVTEVLKQEEERFFQTIANGMEILEAALVEMGKSGSTVFDGDTAFKLHDTYGFPADLTADVCRERGVTVDQAGFEAAMTRQREQARAAGKFKMAAGLEYKGQPTAFHGYEHLVCESSKVTAVYVDGALVEQANAGDDAVVVLDHTPFYAESGGQAGDAGELRNNSSRFAVEDTLKIQADVFGHHGRVLEGTIKAGDSFVARVNAEARAKTVRNHSATHLMHKALREVLGAHVQQKGSLVNAERTRFDFAHNAPVTAEQIAKVEAIVNAEILANAGAKAEVMALDDAQKSGAMMLFGEKYGETVRVLSIGSSKELCGGTHVKATGDIGLFKIVSEGGVAAGVRRIEAVTGDNALAYLQQLEGTVSRAAQTLKTAPAELEPRLQAVLDQVKALEKDLATAKSRLAAAQSNELLTQAIDVKGAKVLAVTLDGADAKTLRETIDKLRDKMHSAVIVLAAVEGEKVHLSAGVTADYIARGLKAGELVSFVAQQCGGKGGGKPDLAMAGGTQAAAVPAALASVQAWVAERL; encoded by the coding sequence ATGAAAGCAGCTGAAATTCGCCAGACGTTTCTGAAGTTTTTTGAATCCAAAGGTCACCAGATCGTGGCGTCCAGCCCCGTGGTGCCTGGCGATGACCCGACGCTGCTGTTCACCAACGCGGGCATGAACCAGTTCAAGGACGTGTTCCTGGGCTTCGACAAGCGCGCCTACAGCCGCGCCACCACCAGCCAGAAATGCATCCGCGCCGGCGGCAAGCACAACGACCTGGACAACGTTGGCTACACCGCGCGCCACCACACCTTCTTCGAAATGCTGGGCAACTTCAGCTTCGGGGACTACTTCAAGCATGACGCCATCTCCTACGCCTGGGAGTTGCTGACCACCAAGTTCATGCTGCCGGCCGAGAAGCTCTGGGTCACGGTCTACGCCGAAGACGACGAGGCTTACGAGATCTGGAACAAGGTGGTGGGCGTGCCCGCCGAGCGCATCGTGCGCATCGGCGACAACAAGGGCGGCCGCTACATGTCCGACAACTTCTGGATGATGGGCGACACCGGCCCCTGCGGCCCCTGCACGGAAATCTTCTACGACCACGGCCCCGATGTGGCCGGCGGCCCTCCGGGCAGCCCGAACGAAGACGGCGACCGCTACATCGAAATCTGGAACAACGTCTTCATGCAGTTCAACCGGACCGAAGACGGCGTGATGCACCGCCTGCCCAAGCCCAGCGTCGACACCGGCATGGGCCTGGAGCGCCTGGCCGCCGTGCTGCAGCATGTGCACTCGAACTACGAGATCGACACCTTCGTGGCCCTGCTGGCCGCAGCCAAGGCAGCGGTCGACAGCTCCGGCGCTCAGGATTGCGACAAGGACAGCGCCTCGCTCAAGGTCATCGCCGACCACATCCGCGCTTGCAGCTTCACCATCGTCGACGGCGTGATCCCGGGCAATGAAGGTCGCGGTTATGTGCTGCGCCGCATCGCCCGCCGCGCCATCCGTCACGGCTACAAGCTGGGCGCCCGCACCCCCTTCTTCCACAAGATCGTGGCCGAGCTGGTGAACCAGATGGGCGAGGCCTATCCCGAGCTGCGCCAAGCGCAAGCCCGCGTGACCGAAGTGCTCAAGCAAGAGGAAGAGCGCTTCTTCCAGACCATCGCCAACGGCATGGAAATCCTGGAAGCCGCCCTGGTCGAAATGGGCAAGAGCGGCAGCACCGTGTTCGACGGCGACACGGCCTTCAAGTTGCATGACACCTACGGCTTCCCCGCTGACCTGACCGCCGACGTCTGCCGCGAGCGCGGCGTGACCGTCGACCAGGCCGGCTTTGAAGCCGCCATGACGCGTCAGCGCGAGCAAGCCCGTGCCGCCGGCAAGTTCAAGATGGCCGCCGGCCTCGAGTACAAGGGCCAGCCCACCGCCTTCCACGGCTACGAGCACCTGGTCTGCGAGAGCAGCAAAGTTACGGCCGTCTACGTGGACGGCGCCCTGGTCGAGCAGGCGAATGCCGGCGATGACGCCGTCGTCGTGCTGGACCACACGCCCTTCTACGCCGAGAGCGGCGGCCAGGCCGGTGATGCCGGCGAGCTGCGCAACAACAGCAGCCGCTTCGCCGTGGAAGACACGCTGAAGATCCAGGCCGATGTCTTCGGCCACCACGGCCGGGTGCTGGAAGGCACCATCAAAGCCGGCGACAGCTTTGTCGCCCGCGTCAACGCCGAAGCCCGCGCCAAGACCGTGCGCAACCACAGCGCCACCCACCTGATGCACAAGGCCTTGCGCGAAGTGCTGGGCGCCCATGTGCAGCAAAAGGGTTCGCTGGTCAACGCCGAACGCACCCGCTTCGACTTTGCCCACAACGCCCCGGTCACCGCCGAGCAGATCGCCAAGGTCGAGGCTATCGTCAACGCCGAGATCCTGGCCAATGCCGGTGCCAAGGCCGAGGTCATGGCGCTCGATGATGCGCAGAAGAGCGGCGCCATGATGCTGTTCGGCGAGAAGTACGGCGAAACCGTGCGCGTGCTGAGCATCGGCTCGTCCAAGGAACTCTGCGGCGGCACCCACGTCAAAGCCACCGGCGATATCGGCCTGTTCAAGATCGTGTCCGAAGGCGGCGTGGCCGCTGGCGTGCGCCGCATCGAAGCCGTCACCGGCGACAACGCTCTGGCCTATCTGCAGCAGCTGGAAGGCACGGTCAGCCGCGCCGCCCAAACCCTGAAGACCGCGCCGGCCGAGCTGGAGCCGCGCCTGCAAGCCGTGCTGGACCAGGTCAAGGCCCTGGAGAAAGACCTGGCCACGGCCAAGAGCCGCTTGGCTGCCGCGCAGAGCAATGAGTTGTTGACTCAGGCTATCGATGTGAAGGGTGCCAAGGTCCTGGCCGTCACCCTCGATGGCGCCGATGCCAAGACCCTGCGCGAAACCATCGACAAGCTGCGCGACAAGATGCACTCGGCCGTGATCGTGCTGGCCGCCGTCGAAGGCGAGAAGGTGCACCTGTCGGCGGGCGTCACCGCCGACTACATCGCCCGTGGCCTGAAGGCCGGCGAGCTGGTCAGCTTCGTGGCCCAGCAATGCGGCGGCAAGGGCGGCGGCAAGCCCGATCTGGCCATGGCCGGCGGCACGCAGGCGGCGGCCGTGCCGGCCGCGCTGGCATCGGTCCAGGCCTGGGTGGCAGAACGCCTGTAA